A single region of the Pseudomonas sp. GGS8 genome encodes:
- a CDS encoding glycosyltransferase family 4 protein, which translates to MIKVLHFFKTYYPETMGGIEQVIFQLAEGSAKHGIQAEVLYLSPRGSARNETVGHHVSHRSKLDLQLASTGFSLSVIKDFVELAKEADIIHFHFPWPYMDLVHFATRLGKPTVVSYHSDIVKQKTLLKLYKPLMYRFLSSVDRIVASSPNYAQSSTVLTDFKDKVSIIPYGLDRDTYPEPSSEKLEEWKSRVGEKFFLFVGALRYYKGIHFLLEAAEKTRLPVVIVGGGMLEEELKAKAQASGLDNVHFVGKLPDIDKAALLTLCYALVFPSHLRSESFGISLLEGAMYGKPMISCEIGSGTTYINIADETGLVVPPADVDALAAAMKALWDQPEMAAEMGGRAAERYAKVFTADTMVSAYAGIYKSLV; encoded by the coding sequence ATGATCAAGGTTCTGCATTTTTTCAAGACGTATTATCCGGAAACAATGGGCGGTATCGAACAGGTGATATTCCAGTTGGCCGAAGGCTCGGCCAAGCATGGTATCCAAGCCGAAGTGCTATACCTGAGCCCTCGCGGGTCCGCTCGAAATGAAACCGTGGGGCATCATGTAAGCCACCGCTCGAAGCTGGACTTGCAGTTGGCCTCTACCGGGTTCTCGCTCTCGGTGATCAAGGATTTCGTGGAGCTGGCCAAAGAGGCTGACATTATCCATTTCCACTTCCCTTGGCCGTATATGGACCTGGTCCATTTCGCTACGCGCCTGGGTAAGCCTACGGTGGTCAGTTACCACTCGGATATCGTCAAGCAGAAAACCCTGCTCAAGCTCTACAAGCCATTGATGTACCGCTTCCTGTCCAGTGTCGATCGCATTGTCGCGTCTTCCCCGAACTATGCGCAGAGCAGTACAGTGCTGACAGACTTCAAGGATAAGGTCAGCATCATTCCCTATGGCCTGGATCGAGACACTTACCCTGAACCCTCTTCTGAAAAGCTGGAAGAATGGAAATCGCGGGTGGGGGAGAAGTTCTTCCTGTTTGTAGGTGCGCTGCGATATTACAAAGGCATCCATTTTTTGCTTGAAGCAGCAGAGAAGACCAGGCTCCCTGTTGTTATTGTGGGAGGAGGGATGCTTGAAGAAGAGCTGAAAGCGAAGGCCCAAGCCTCGGGGCTCGATAACGTGCATTTCGTTGGTAAGTTACCTGATATTGATAAGGCGGCATTGCTGACGCTTTGCTATGCGTTGGTGTTTCCTTCCCATTTGCGCTCTGAATCGTTTGGGATTTCCTTGCTGGAAGGGGCGATGTACGGGAAGCCGATGATTTCCTGTGAGATAGGGTCTGGTACTACCTATATCAATATCGCTGATGAGACAGGTTTGGTGGTGCCTCCGGCTGATGTTGATGCATTGGCGGCGGCGATGAAAGCGCTGTGGGATCAGCCGGAGATGGCGGCGGAGATGGGTGGGCGTGCTGCAGAGAGGTATGCGAAGGTTTTTACTGCAGATACAATGGTTTCTGCCTACGCCGGCATTTATAAGTCATTAGTTTAA
- a CDS encoding glycosyltransferase family 1 protein gives MKLVLSVEPVRFPLTGIGRYTYELALRLQKSEEITDLQFFAGRRFLPSLPTASDASGSGYGLKRAVQKNFLAVEAYRLLMPILRARALKNHSDFLYHSPNYYLPPFAGKSVATFHDLSPFTWAHCHAPQLVRYLQKELRKTLDRADALITDSEFTRQELAEYFSWPIERIHTVPLASSEEFYSRDYESLKEPLAKHALVPGEYSLFVGTIEPRKNIETLLDAYSRLPLTLRTRWPLILTGYYGWRNDEIHQRLDTARREGWARYLGFVPSEDLPLLFSGARLFAFPSLYEGFGLPVLEAMSSGVPVVCSNSSSLPEVAGNAALMCEALDVVKLTELLQKGLEDETWRLQAITEGLVHCSAFSWQRCADETLQVYRKVMES, from the coding sequence ATGAAGCTAGTGTTATCCGTAGAGCCGGTCCGTTTTCCACTGACCGGCATAGGTCGTTATACCTACGAATTAGCCTTGAGACTGCAGAAAAGCGAGGAGATAACCGATCTCCAGTTTTTCGCCGGTCGGCGCTTTTTACCAAGCCTGCCTACCGCGTCCGATGCATCAGGCAGCGGATATGGGCTGAAGCGCGCTGTTCAAAAGAACTTTTTAGCGGTCGAGGCGTATCGGTTGCTGATGCCGATTCTTCGAGCAAGGGCGTTGAAAAATCACTCGGATTTCCTGTATCACAGCCCTAACTATTATCTTCCCCCTTTCGCAGGGAAGAGTGTTGCTACATTTCATGATCTCTCGCCCTTTACCTGGGCGCATTGCCACGCCCCGCAGTTGGTTCGCTACCTGCAGAAAGAGTTGAGGAAGACGCTTGATCGTGCGGATGCACTGATCACCGACTCTGAATTCACCCGCCAGGAATTAGCCGAATACTTTTCATGGCCGATAGAGCGTATTCACACGGTACCCCTGGCCAGTTCCGAAGAGTTTTATTCGCGTGATTACGAGTCCCTTAAGGAGCCTCTGGCCAAGCATGCTCTTGTGCCCGGGGAATACAGTCTCTTTGTCGGCACGATTGAACCGCGCAAAAATATTGAAACCTTGCTGGATGCCTATTCTCGCCTTCCACTCACATTGAGAACCCGTTGGCCGTTGATCCTGACGGGCTACTACGGTTGGCGGAACGACGAGATTCACCAGCGTCTGGATACCGCGCGACGTGAGGGCTGGGCACGCTATTTAGGATTTGTTCCAAGCGAAGACTTGCCTTTGTTGTTCTCGGGTGCTCGTCTGTTTGCTTTCCCTTCTCTCTATGAGGGGTTTGGCTTGCCGGTATTGGAGGCGATGAGTTCGGGGGTGCCAGTGGTGTGCTCCAACAGTTCATCGCTGCCTGAGGTCGCCGGCAATGCCGCGCTGATGTGCGAAGCGCTGGATGTCGTGAAACTGACAGAGCTCCTGCAGAAAGGCCTTGAGGATGAAACCTGGCGTCTTCAGGCGATTACCGAAGGCCTGGTGCACTGCTCAGCATTTTCCTGGCAGCGCTGCGCCGACGAAACACTGCAGGTTTACCGGAAGGTTATGGAAAGCTGA
- a CDS encoding GDP-mannose 4,6-dehydratase: MTIAGKRALITGIHGFTGRYMAAELEAHGYEVIGLGSQPSGEPGYHQIDLADGPGLHALLATLQPDFVVHLAALAFVGHGAPEAFYQVNLIGSRNLLEAIANCGKTPSCVLLASSANVYGNTSSGLLDESTAPAPANDYAVSKLAMEFMANLWRERLPLVIARPFNYTGVGQADNFLLPKIVSHFRRKAEKIELGNLDVWRDFSDVRALVKAYRGLLEARPVGQTINVSSGKAHSLREVIAMCEVLTGHKIEVEVNPAFVRANEVKTLCGDNSRLKSLVPGWQTPPLEETLSWMLAAE, encoded by the coding sequence ATGACCATTGCTGGCAAACGTGCGCTGATAACAGGTATTCATGGGTTCACCGGTCGTTACATGGCCGCGGAACTCGAAGCCCACGGTTACGAGGTCATCGGGTTGGGGAGTCAGCCTTCCGGTGAGCCTGGTTACCACCAGATCGATCTGGCCGATGGTCCGGGTCTGCATGCTTTGCTGGCAACCCTTCAGCCGGATTTCGTGGTGCATCTCGCTGCACTGGCGTTTGTTGGGCATGGTGCGCCGGAGGCGTTTTATCAGGTCAACCTGATAGGCTCCCGTAACCTGCTCGAAGCTATCGCCAACTGCGGCAAGACACCGAGCTGCGTATTGCTCGCCAGTAGCGCAAATGTGTATGGCAACACCTCGTCCGGATTGCTAGACGAGTCGACTGCCCCAGCACCGGCCAATGATTACGCAGTCAGCAAGTTGGCCATGGAGTTCATGGCCAACCTGTGGCGCGAACGTTTGCCTTTGGTAATTGCTCGCCCCTTCAATTACACCGGTGTTGGACAGGCAGACAATTTTCTTTTACCCAAGATCGTTTCTCACTTTCGCCGTAAGGCCGAGAAAATCGAGCTGGGTAATCTTGATGTGTGGAGAGACTTCAGTGACGTCCGTGCACTGGTCAAGGCATATCGAGGATTGCTGGAAGCCAGGCCGGTTGGCCAGACTATCAATGTAAGCTCCGGAAAGGCCCATTCGTTGCGCGAAGTGATCGCCATGTGTGAGGTGTTGACGGGTCATAAAATCGAAGTCGAGGTCAATCCGGCGTTTGTGCGAGCAAATGAGGTCAAGACGCTGTGCGGTGACAATAGCCGCCTCAAGTCGTTGGTCCCCGGGTGGCAAACGCCTCCACTTGAAGAAACTTTAAGCTGGATGCTGGCGGCCGAATAA
- the gmd gene encoding GDP-mannose 4,6-dehydratase → MKAIVTGITGQDGAYLAELLLEKGYTVYGTYRRTSSVNFWRIEELGIHQHPNLHLVEYDLTDLSASIRLLQTTEATEVYNLAAQSFVGVSFEQPLTTAEITGLGAVNLLEAIRIVNTKVRFYQASTSEMFGKVQAIPQVESTPFYPRSPYGVAKLYAHWMTINYRESYGIFATSGILFNHESPLRGREFVTRKITDSVAKIKLGLLDKMELGNMDAKRDWGFAKEYVEGMWRMLQAKEPDTFVLATNRTETVRDFVSMAFKAVDITIKWSGEAEAEQGIDAETGKVLVTINPKFYRPTEVELLIGNPAKAKEVLGWEPKTNLEELCRMMVEADLRRNEKGFSF, encoded by the coding sequence ATGAAAGCTATCGTTACCGGCATTACTGGTCAGGACGGTGCCTACCTGGCAGAGCTGTTGCTCGAAAAAGGCTACACCGTGTATGGCACCTACCGCCGTACCAGCTCTGTCAATTTCTGGCGTATTGAGGAGCTGGGCATCCACCAGCACCCTAATCTCCATCTGGTCGAGTATGACTTGACTGACCTGTCTGCCAGTATTCGCCTGCTTCAGACAACTGAAGCCACCGAGGTTTACAACCTTGCGGCGCAGAGCTTCGTCGGTGTCTCTTTTGAACAGCCATTGACCACTGCAGAAATTACCGGTTTGGGCGCAGTCAACCTGTTGGAAGCCATTCGTATCGTTAACACGAAGGTTCGCTTCTATCAGGCTTCTACCTCCGAAATGTTCGGTAAGGTACAGGCGATCCCTCAGGTTGAAAGCACACCTTTCTACCCGCGCAGCCCATACGGCGTCGCCAAGCTGTACGCCCACTGGATGACCATCAACTACCGCGAGTCTTACGGTATTTTTGCGACCAGCGGTATTCTGTTCAACCACGAATCGCCACTGCGCGGTCGTGAGTTCGTGACGCGCAAGATCACCGACTCCGTGGCCAAGATCAAACTGGGCCTGCTGGACAAGATGGAATTGGGCAACATGGACGCCAAGCGCGACTGGGGTTTTGCCAAAGAGTACGTCGAAGGTATGTGGCGCATGCTGCAAGCCAAAGAACCAGACACCTTCGTTCTGGCTACCAACCGTACTGAAACAGTTCGTGACTTCGTTTCGATGGCATTCAAGGCGGTCGATATCACCATCAAATGGAGTGGTGAAGCAGAAGCAGAGCAGGGCATTGATGCTGAAACCGGTAAAGTGCTGGTGACCATCAATCCTAAGTTCTACCGCCCGACTGAAGTCGAATTGCTGATCGGTAATCCGGCTAAAGCCAAGGAAGTACTGGGTTGGGAGCCAAAGACCAATCTGGAAGAGTTGTGCCGCATGATGGTCGAAGCAGATCTTCGTCGTAATGAAAAAGGATTTTCGTTCTGA
- a CDS encoding glycosyltransferase gives MRIVIDLQGAQSTGSRNRGIGRYALSLAQGVARNRGNHEVLLALSGAFPEAVDSIREIFQDLIPQENIVVWHIPEAVSHIDVGNTWRRYAAERVRESFLASLNPDVVLVSSLFEGFEDDSVTSVGCFADNLPTAVVLYDLIPYINRDTYLKNPLIEKWYDSKINYLQSAGLLLSISESSRQEAIQYLGVNAWNAVNISTAVDAHFKVRSYSDSQKADLLSRFGLNRAFVMYTGGIDHRKNIEGLIRSYARLPAVTLEQHQLAVVCSVRPEDRARLEALAREHGLDRDQFVMTGFVSEDDLVALYNLCQAFIFPSWHEGFGLPALEAMSCGRAVVAANTSSLPEVVNNAQAMFDPLDDASITEKLREVLMDDSFRAQLERHGLEQAKQFSWDKTAQRAIAALETFHEQRSKETPVVESRKGLPRLAYVSPLPPERSGISDYSAELLPELLQHFDIDVVVTQSDIEPAWIKEKCPVRTVEWFVENAASYDHVLYHFGNSTFHEHMFELVASIPGVVVLHDFFLSGILAHMELNTHAQGIWTDALYESHGYAAVIDRFHSKELVDAIWKYPANLPVLKSAQGVIIHSENSRKLANQWYGPQVGSEWVNIPLLRVPAQTSPEARGETRNKLGLKAEDFVVCSFGLLGPSKLNHRLLEAWLSSPMANDAACVLVFVGQNDPGTYGDELQQRIDRAGVASRILITGWASSETFRDYLAIADVGVQLRAHSRGETSAAVLDCMNYGLATIVNANGSMADLEDDGVVKLPDEFADGELIAALSKLWTDVQGRQALGARAQSIVHSRHAPAPCAAQYKTAIEHFRANSKSGVADLIQSIALLEATPGSPVTDEDLMAVAEAIDRSLPAPLERPQLLLDITPFIDGQMARDSAKSLITTWLARVPAGVRFEPVYASCEDQVYRYAREFTLSLLGCPTHALHDEKVTYRMGDQLVMLEAGSAHRQSMQEGFQALVRQGVKSFTVGDDEDNGGLDRIFAELPAVTNSN, from the coding sequence ATGCGTATTGTGATCGATCTTCAAGGTGCTCAATCGACAGGCTCACGTAACCGTGGGATCGGTCGATACGCGCTGTCGTTGGCGCAAGGGGTTGCGCGAAACCGCGGTAACCACGAAGTTCTGCTGGCCTTGAGCGGCGCTTTTCCTGAGGCTGTTGACAGTATTCGAGAGATTTTCCAGGATCTGATCCCTCAGGAAAACATTGTCGTTTGGCATATACCTGAAGCGGTGAGCCACATCGACGTGGGTAATACCTGGCGCCGTTACGCCGCAGAGCGCGTTCGTGAGTCTTTTCTTGCGTCCCTGAACCCCGACGTCGTTCTGGTAAGCAGCCTTTTCGAAGGTTTCGAAGATGACTCCGTTACCAGCGTTGGCTGCTTTGCCGATAATCTGCCAACCGCTGTCGTGTTGTATGACCTGATCCCATACATCAATCGCGACACCTATCTCAAGAACCCGCTGATCGAGAAGTGGTACGACAGTAAAATAAACTATCTCCAGTCGGCAGGCCTTCTGCTGTCGATTTCTGAATCCTCCCGCCAAGAGGCTATTCAATATCTGGGCGTAAATGCTTGGAACGCGGTGAATATCTCGACGGCAGTTGACGCGCACTTCAAGGTCAGGTCCTACAGTGACTCGCAAAAGGCCGACTTGCTCTCTCGTTTCGGGTTGAATCGGGCCTTTGTTATGTACACCGGCGGTATTGACCATCGGAAAAACATCGAGGGACTGATTCGTTCGTATGCACGGTTGCCGGCCGTTACCCTGGAGCAGCATCAACTGGCAGTCGTCTGTTCGGTACGGCCTGAAGATCGTGCGCGATTGGAGGCCCTGGCCAGAGAGCATGGCCTTGACCGTGACCAATTCGTCATGACCGGGTTTGTTTCGGAAGACGACCTCGTTGCCCTGTACAACCTGTGCCAGGCATTTATCTTCCCGTCCTGGCATGAGGGCTTCGGGCTTCCCGCGTTGGAGGCGATGTCCTGTGGTCGCGCGGTGGTGGCAGCAAATACCTCGAGTCTGCCTGAAGTAGTCAATAACGCTCAGGCGATGTTTGATCCGCTGGACGATGCATCGATTACGGAAAAGCTGCGCGAAGTCTTGATGGACGATTCGTTTCGCGCTCAGTTGGAGCGGCATGGCCTGGAACAGGCGAAACAGTTCTCTTGGGATAAAACGGCGCAGCGAGCGATTGCTGCCCTGGAGACCTTCCATGAGCAACGTTCCAAAGAAACTCCAGTCGTTGAGTCTCGAAAGGGGCTGCCACGTTTAGCTTATGTCTCACCGTTACCGCCTGAGCGAAGCGGGATCAGCGATTACAGCGCTGAACTGTTGCCTGAGTTGTTGCAGCATTTTGATATCGATGTGGTTGTTACGCAAAGCGATATCGAGCCCGCCTGGATAAAGGAAAAGTGCCCGGTTCGTACGGTGGAGTGGTTTGTAGAAAACGCTGCTTCTTATGATCACGTGCTCTACCATTTCGGCAACTCGACTTTCCACGAGCATATGTTTGAGTTGGTTGCGTCGATCCCCGGTGTCGTGGTGCTGCACGACTTTTTCCTTTCCGGGATTCTTGCGCACATGGAATTGAATACCCATGCGCAAGGGATCTGGACCGATGCACTGTATGAGAGTCACGGTTACGCTGCGGTGATTGATCGTTTCCACTCGAAAGAGTTGGTTGATGCTATCTGGAAGTACCCAGCTAACCTGCCGGTTCTGAAGTCCGCACAGGGCGTGATTATCCACTCTGAAAACTCACGCAAACTTGCCAATCAATGGTATGGGCCACAAGTGGGGAGTGAATGGGTCAACATTCCACTTCTGAGAGTGCCTGCGCAAACGTCTCCCGAGGCGCGTGGAGAGACTCGCAACAAGTTGGGACTCAAGGCGGAAGATTTTGTAGTGTGCAGTTTTGGTTTGTTGGGTCCCAGCAAGTTGAACCACAGGCTTCTGGAAGCCTGGCTGAGTTCTCCTATGGCTAATGATGCTGCCTGCGTCTTGGTCTTTGTCGGGCAAAACGATCCAGGTACTTACGGCGATGAGCTTCAGCAGCGCATTGACCGGGCAGGCGTAGCCTCGCGAATCCTGATTACAGGTTGGGCTTCATCCGAGACATTCCGGGACTATCTTGCGATTGCGGATGTCGGGGTACAGCTGCGGGCACATTCCAGAGGTGAAACCTCTGCAGCCGTGCTCGATTGCATGAACTATGGCCTGGCAACCATCGTCAATGCCAACGGAAGCATGGCGGATCTGGAAGATGACGGTGTCGTCAAGCTGCCTGATGAATTTGCCGATGGTGAACTTATCGCTGCCTTGAGCAAGCTGTGGACCGATGTTCAAGGCCGTCAGGCATTAGGTGCACGAGCTCAGAGCATCGTTCACTCACGCCACGCCCCTGCGCCTTGCGCTGCTCAATATAAAACTGCAATCGAGCATTTCCGCGCCAACAGTAAGTCCGGTGTTGCTGATCTGATTCAATCTATCGCGTTGCTCGAAGCGACCCCTGGATCGCCGGTGACAGATGAAGACTTAATGGCTGTCGCCGAAGCGATCGATCGCTCGCTACCGGCGCCGCTGGAAAGGCCGCAATTGTTGCTCGATATCACGCCATTCATTGATGGTCAGATGGCACGTGACAGTGCGAAATCGCTGATAACTACTTGGCTGGCGCGTGTTCCTGCGGGTGTACGGTTTGAACCGGTCTACGCAAGTTGCGAGGATCAGGTGTACCGCTATGCGAGGGAGTTCACCTTATCGCTTCTTGGATGTCCGACTCATGCATTGCACGATGAGAAGGTGACCTATCGAATGGGGGATCAGCTTGTCATGCTGGAAGCAGGGTCGGCACATCGCCAGTCAATGCAAGAAGGTTTTCAGGCGCTGGTACGTCAAGGCGTCAAATCCTTCACTGTCGGTGATGATGAAGACAATGGCGGTCTGGATCGGATTTTTGCCGAGCTGCCCGCAGTGACAAATTCAAATTAG
- a CDS encoding FkbM family methyltransferase produces MSFVSYAQNFEDVMLWRALNHVSKGFYIDIGAQDPVHDSVSLAFYEHQWRGVHVEPTEQYSSRLRLARPDEVIEQVAIGSGTETLEFYEFSDTGLSTSDNSIAKLHLDSGYQAIRRVVPVMSLDTLLEKYRDRAVNWMKIDVEGLEKNVIESWVESPIRPWVLVIESTLPLSEEQSHDDWEDLILAKGYRFAYFDGLNRFYVHENHIELLESFNRPPNVFDRFVLSGKASHSFYQLVQSRVLQAEADTRRREELRALEETLRVLEEAKRMSVEAELAAVYASTSWRLTQPLRWLVFQVRLARQLGFTVRLKTFVKKVLGFSLRKVSLFFSTRPILRSRCVGLLKTLGFYDGARKVFNHLSKSVVSIRAKAPLSEQYLTGRGRDLYRRLKTSAQQRGGGQ; encoded by the coding sequence ATGTCATTTGTATCGTACGCCCAGAACTTCGAAGATGTGATGCTGTGGAGAGCGCTGAATCACGTCTCCAAAGGTTTCTACATTGATATTGGTGCCCAGGACCCGGTCCATGACTCCGTCAGCCTCGCATTCTATGAGCATCAATGGCGCGGGGTGCATGTCGAGCCAACCGAACAATACTCATCAAGGTTGAGGCTTGCTCGGCCCGATGAAGTGATCGAACAGGTCGCTATTGGTTCGGGCACTGAAACCCTTGAGTTTTACGAGTTCTCGGACACTGGCCTTTCGACCTCCGACAACTCTATTGCCAAGTTGCACCTTGATTCCGGCTATCAAGCCATACGTCGAGTTGTGCCGGTGATGTCGCTGGATACTTTGCTGGAAAAGTATCGCGACCGAGCCGTCAACTGGATGAAGATTGATGTTGAAGGGCTCGAAAAAAATGTAATAGAGAGCTGGGTCGAGTCGCCGATCCGTCCTTGGGTTCTGGTCATCGAAAGCACTTTGCCACTCAGTGAGGAGCAAAGCCACGACGACTGGGAGGATTTGATTCTGGCGAAAGGATATCGCTTTGCCTACTTTGATGGGTTAAACCGATTTTATGTGCATGAGAATCACATAGAGCTACTTGAGTCATTCAACCGTCCTCCCAATGTCTTTGACCGATTCGTTTTGAGCGGCAAGGCCTCGCATTCGTTCTACCAGCTTGTTCAAAGCCGAGTGCTGCAAGCCGAAGCTGATACTCGTCGTCGGGAGGAGCTGAGAGCTTTGGAAGAGACACTGAGGGTTTTGGAAGAGGCAAAACGCATGTCTGTCGAGGCCGAACTCGCCGCTGTGTATGCGAGTACGTCTTGGCGGCTGACGCAGCCGTTGCGCTGGTTGGTGTTTCAAGTTCGCTTGGCCCGGCAGCTTGGTTTCACGGTTCGTTTGAAAACTTTCGTGAAAAAAGTCTTGGGTTTTTCACTCCGCAAGGTCTCTCTGTTTTTTTCGACACGACCAATTTTGCGTTCAAGGTGTGTAGGGCTTCTTAAAACCCTCGGTTTCTATGATGGCGCACGCAAAGTGTTCAACCATCTTTCTAAAAGTGTTGTCTCCATACGAGCTAAAGCACCACTCAGTGAGCAGTACCTCACTGGCAGGGGGCGCGACTTGTATCGCCGACTGAAGACGTCTGCCCAGCAGCGTGGTGGGGGTCAGTAA
- a CDS encoding ABC transporter ATP-binding protein yields MGTINVTGLGKAYKQYPSRASRLAEWIIPWSRPRHKLKWVLEDLNFQVRPGEAVGIIGVNGAGKSTLLKMITGTTQPTVGNVEISGRVAALLELGMGFHPDFTGRQNAIMAGQLLGLSVSEVTELMPEIEAFAEIGDYIDQPVRLYSSGMQMRLAFSVATARRPDVLIVDEALSVGDAYFQHKSFERIREFRKGGTTLLIVSHDKAAIQSICDRAILLRSGKLAMEGKPEEVMDYYNAMLAEKENANTVRQEISSDGRIKTVSGTGQATVAEINILNANGDPVEVIDVGAPVTLSVKVRVSAAIPRLVLGYMIKDRLGQTVFGTNTHHLQRAELNLVEGEELVYNFACEMNVGPGSYSIATALVSDDSHLSNNYEWRDLALVFNVVNQSKSLFAGACWMPLDLEIIR; encoded by the coding sequence ATGGGGACGATTAACGTAACGGGCCTGGGCAAGGCTTATAAACAGTACCCGAGTCGTGCGTCCCGCTTGGCCGAGTGGATAATTCCGTGGAGCAGGCCACGCCACAAGTTGAAGTGGGTCCTCGAAGACCTGAACTTCCAGGTGCGGCCAGGTGAAGCTGTAGGGATTATCGGCGTCAACGGTGCAGGCAAAAGTACCTTGTTGAAGATGATCACCGGTACCACCCAGCCCACCGTCGGCAATGTAGAAATAAGTGGCCGGGTAGCCGCACTGCTAGAGTTGGGCATGGGTTTTCATCCCGATTTCACCGGCCGCCAGAATGCGATCATGGCTGGGCAGTTGCTTGGCTTGAGTGTGAGTGAAGTCACCGAGTTGATGCCGGAAATCGAGGCGTTTGCCGAGATCGGCGACTACATCGACCAGCCGGTTAGACTTTATTCCAGCGGGATGCAGATGCGCTTGGCGTTTAGTGTCGCAACGGCTCGTAGACCCGATGTCTTGATCGTTGACGAGGCGTTGTCGGTGGGCGATGCCTATTTCCAGCACAAGAGCTTTGAAAGGATTCGCGAATTCCGTAAGGGCGGTACCACATTGCTTATTGTCTCTCACGACAAGGCGGCGATTCAGTCTATTTGCGATCGTGCAATTTTGTTGAGAAGCGGAAAGCTGGCAATGGAAGGTAAGCCAGAAGAAGTAATGGATTACTACAATGCGATGCTGGCAGAGAAAGAAAACGCTAATACAGTTCGCCAGGAAATTTCCTCCGACGGTCGGATAAAGACAGTTTCCGGTACAGGACAAGCAACTGTTGCGGAAATAAATATTCTGAACGCTAATGGCGATCCTGTTGAGGTCATCGATGTAGGTGCACCTGTAACGCTAAGTGTCAAGGTTCGTGTGTCTGCAGCTATTCCTCGTCTGGTTCTTGGTTACATGATAAAGGACCGGTTGGGCCAAACGGTATTTGGCACTAATACTCATCATTTGCAGCGTGCTGAATTGAATCTGGTTGAGGGTGAGGAGTTGGTTTATAACTTTGCCTGTGAGATGAATGTCGGGCCTGGAAGTTATTCTATCGCTACGGCACTTGTCAGCGACGATTCTCACCTCAGTAATAATTATGAGTGGCGAGACTTGGCTTTGGTTTTTAATGTTGTGAACCAAAGTAAAAGCTTATTTGCTGGGGCATGTTGGATGCCGCTTGATTTGGAAATCATACGCTAA
- a CDS encoding ABC transporter permease, whose protein sequence is MISPALKALWNYRGFILGSVKREFQSKYTNSMLGVGWTVIQPLTMIFVYTVIFSQLMRAKLPGVDGTFGYSIYLCVGVITWGYFGEIVGRAQSIFIDNANLIKKLSFPRLCLPVTLVLNASVNFGIIFSLFIIFLLVTGNFPGWVFFTIIPILLIQVLFAIGLGVTLGVLNVFFRDVGQLFGVVLQFWFWFTPIVYPLNILPAWLQSLMKLNPMATLIGSYQGVMVHGQMPDWIALLPIVLLSLFICFLGLHLFKKHSGELVDEL, encoded by the coding sequence ATGATCAGTCCGGCATTGAAGGCTCTATGGAATTACCGGGGCTTTATCCTGGGGAGCGTGAAGCGGGAGTTTCAATCTAAATACACCAACTCGATGTTGGGTGTTGGTTGGACAGTCATCCAGCCGTTGACAATGATTTTTGTGTATACGGTGATTTTTTCGCAGCTTATGCGTGCAAAGTTGCCAGGGGTAGACGGCACCTTTGGCTATAGTATCTATCTGTGTGTGGGTGTCATTACCTGGGGTTACTTTGGCGAGATAGTTGGTAGAGCCCAAAGTATTTTTATAGATAATGCGAACCTGATTAAAAAGTTGAGCTTTCCACGCCTGTGCCTGCCGGTGACATTGGTGTTGAATGCTTCGGTCAATTTCGGGATTATTTTCTCGCTGTTTATCATTTTTCTACTGGTGACCGGGAATTTTCCGGGGTGGGTTTTCTTTACGATTATTCCCATTCTGTTGATTCAGGTGTTATTTGCCATTGGCCTGGGGGTCACGCTTGGTGTGTTGAACGTGTTCTTTCGGGACGTAGGGCAGCTTTTTGGTGTCGTACTGCAATTCTGGTTCTGGTTTACGCCGATTGTGTACCCGCTCAATATTCTGCCAGCCTGGTTGCAGTCACTGATGAAACTTAACCCGATGGCGACGTTGATTGGTTCATACCAGGGCGTCATGGTGCACGGACAGATGCCCGATTGGATTGCGCTCCTTCCTATTGTGTTACTCAGCCTGTTCATATGCTTCCTGGGGCTTCATTTATTTAAAAAGCATTCGGGCGAATTGGTGGATGAACTCTGA